Part of the Ornithinimicrobium flavum genome, GCTGTCGTTGGAGCTGCGTCACCCCGCGGCGGAGCGGGCCGGCGCAGTCCTGCGAGCACTGGGGGTCACCGTCCCCGTCCTGCCGGGCCCCGCGGCGAGCCTGACCGCGCGGCTGTCGACGCCCCGGGGGGAGGTCGTGCTGACCTGAGGGCCGGTCAGATCGGATCGGCGTGGGTCGAGTCAGCCTCGCCTGCGCTGGCCCTCGCGACCTGGGCCCAGGGCCTGGGGCACGGGCACGGTGGGCCTCAGTCGGAGCGCTCGTCCTCCTGGTCGTGGCCCTGTCGCCGGCTGGGGTGAGCGTCGTCGGCGTCGTCCTGGTCGATCCTCAGCAGGCGGGCGACGTCCTGAGGGTGCTCGGGAGGGCCGGGGACCCGCCGCCCGGTGCGGCCGTCCGTGTGGTCCAGGGTCAGCCAGGAGTCCGGACGGGACCAGTGCCCCGGGCGGGAGGCGAGGGCGGCGTAGAGCGCCTGACCCGCCAGGTCCCGCCGGTCGTCGAGGTCCTCGGGGTGCACGGTTGCGAGGTACTGACGGTAGTCGTGGACCCGGCTCCGGGTGACCTGCCCGAGCAGGGTCGTGAACGTCAGGTCGCGACGCTCGTTGATGGCCAGGCTCAGCTCGCGGAGGGTCTTCACCCGATGGGTCCGCTTGTCGAGGTCGGCGAGGTTCTGCTCGGTGGTCACCCCGCCGGGCAGCGCCCCGAAGGGGATCACGTGGTCGATCTCCAGCGAGCGGCCGGTGAGCCGGCTGAAGGGGGACCGGGAGTAGACGTCCGCCGCGTGCACCTGCCGGCGCATGTCGGCATCCGGCCGGTAGGCCGCTATCGTCCGCTCCACGCTCCGCCCGTCCGCCGGGTCGACGAGGATCCGGTGCAGGGTGGTGCCGGGAGTGCAGAAGAGCTCCCGGGCATGACCAGGACTGATGAAGGCAGGGTGCGATCCCACCATCTCGGCGACCAGGCCGCGCCCACGACGGTCCGCCTGGGGTGGTCCGCTTGGCCGTGGTGGGTCGGGTGGGTCGGGTGGGTCCGGTGGGTCGGGTGGGTCCGATGGGTCCGATAGGTCCGGTGGGTCCGATAGGTCGGGTGGCTCCGGTGGCTCCACGGGTTCCGCGGTGCCTGTCGGCGGGGTGACGCTGTCGGAGGGATCGGACCGGTGCGGGACATCCTCCGACAGGTCGCCGGCGCAGGTGGCGCAGATCGGGTGGCCGATGCCGAGGGCGTCCGCCGGGACGATGACCTGCATGGTGATGCGGGGGTGGCCGTTGACGACGGCCACCAGGTCGTCCAGCGTCTCCTCGCTCAGCTCGTCGAGCGCCACACCCTCGGGCAGGTCGATCGTGCCGTGCACGAGCGTGCCCAGCATCGAGTCGACGCTCAGCTGGGCCAACGTCGCCCCGTGCCCCTGCCCGCGGAGGGTGCGGGCGATCCCGTCGTGCCGGGCATGCGCCGCCAGCACCTGGTGGATGGGCCCGGTCAGGACGAGGGTCGCTGTGCCGTCGTCGTGGACACGGACCCTCGCCCTGCGCTCGCGGTAGGCGCGACGCCGCTTCTCCCGCTCGGCCAGGACGTCGGTGCCCTCGCAGGCCACGACCTCCCTCATCAGTGCCGCGTCGAAGTCAGCCTGCGGCCAGGGCTGACCGAGCGACAGCTCCCCGTCGGGGTCGAACCTCTCCGAGGCCGCCAGGGCGGGGTCGCTCCCGAAGAGCGCGTGGGTGACGAGCAGCTGCTGGTCCTCCGTCAACCCACGGCTGGTCGAGCTGGTGACCTCCCAGAAGCGGCGCACCTGCGGCCAGGCCGTCTCCCCGCGTCCGAGAGCGGACCGCACCGTCTCGCCCACCTCCGCCGGCGCCATGGCCAGGCCCACGAGCGTGGTCGCCTCGGCGATCCGCACCCCGAGGGCTGCCTGCGTCTCGGTGATCGCGCGTCGCTTGGTGTCGGCCTCCACGCGCCGGACCTGCCCGGGCGCGAGCGCGCTGATCGGGTCGTCCAGCTCCGCCAGCACCCCCTCCCGGCAGGTGACGACCAGGTCGGCGACGGCGGCGATCAGGTGGGCGTCCAGCTCGGCACGGCGCCGTGCCACGGAGGAGATGGCGTCCACGACCCGCGTCGCCCCCGCCCCCGGGGGACAGGTCAGACTCAGCACGGTGGGGGCCCTCGGCCTGGGGTGCAGGTCGACCGCCACGCGGCCCGGCGAGGACGCACGGTCCTCGCCGTCAGGTGCGGGGTGCCCCGCGCTCCGCGACCCGTGCTCCGGCACACCGGTCTGCCCCCTGATCCAGCCGGCCGCGAATGACTCCGCCACGCTGAGCGCCATACCCCTCACCCCCTTGCTCCGTCCTCCCCGTGACCATGATGTTAGCACATCTGTTCGACACGGGGTGGGTTGTGGATCGCGTGTCGTGGATCAGGTCCCCGTCACCCCGAGCCACCGCACGAGAGGTCTCAGCTGCTCCCAGTGCTCCCTGACCACCGGCAGGGACGAGGGGTCGTCACCACGTCACCGTCCTCGATCCACCGCGTCGCGGTGAGGGACCGGTGCCGCAGCAGGTCGATCCGGCGGTGGGACCGGGACATGCCACGGGGAGCCGTGGCGAGCCGGTCGCCCCCCACCTCCCATCCCTTCCGCCGCAGGGTGGCGGTGATCCGCTCCAGCTCGGGGCCGCTGCGCTCGTCGTCCACCGCCCGCCGGTATGACGCGAGTCGTCCGCCCGCCATCCGGTAGCACCCCGCACCGAGACGGAAACCGTCAGCGGACACCTCGGCATACCAGCCCGTCGCCTCGGCCACCGGGACGAAGACGCCCTGGTGCGTCTTGTAGGGGCTCTTGTCGCTCGCGAACCGGACGTCCCGGTGGGGTCGGAAGGCCTTGCCCGTCCCGAAGTCCGGCTCCAGGCCGTGGAGGAGCGACAGCATCGGCGCGCGCACGTGCTCCTGGTAGTCCTCCCTGCGTCGCTCCCAGAACTCCCGCGTGTTGTCCTGCTCGAGGTCGACGTAGAAGTCGACGGCAGCGTGGGGGATCCCGGCGAAGGTCACGGTCCCAGTATGAGGAGTGGGCCCCATGAGGCTGGTGAGGTCACGAAACGGCAACGTTCTGTCGTGTCGGGCAACACGACCCCCTGATCACCACGTCTACTGGGTGGCAGTGGCCACGACGAGGGGACCGACGACCATGAGACTGCAGCGCTTCGACCTCCGCGCCCGCGGCGCGCTGCCTGTCAGCATGCACCGGCGCACCTTCGTGCGGGGCGGTGTCGGCCTGGTCACCGGGGCGCTGCTCGGAGGGGCTTCCGACAACTACGACCTCTTCGCCGTCCCGGAGCCCGAGCCCGAGCCGGTGGAGCCCGAGCCGGTCGCGGAGCCGGCCCCCGAACCCCCGCCCGCCCCCGAGCCGGTCGAGCCGCCCCCGCCGACCGCCCTCAGCCGGGGGATGGGTGGGGAAGAGGTGTGGGCCCTGCAGGACGGGCTGAACGCCGCCGGCTACTGGTGCGGCGCTCCCGACGGCGGCTTCGGCCACCTCACCCAGCAGGCGGTCTACGCGCTGCAGAAGGTGCACGGGCTCTCCCGGGACGGGGTCGTGGGCCCCGCGACACGGGAGGCGCTGGCCACCGGGCACCGACCCGTTCCCGCCACCGGCGGGGACCACCTCGAGGTGCACGTCGGCCCGCAGCTGCTGCTGGTGGTCCGGGGCGGCGCCACCCAGCTGATCCTCAACACCTCGACGGGCAACGGTGAGCCCTACGAGTACGACGGTGAGGAGTACGTCGCCCGGACCCCGAGCGGCGACTTCGCCGTGTGGTTCACCGACGGCAGCGGCTGGCGGCACGGTGAGCTGGGCGAGATGTGGCGGCCGATGTTCTACTCCGGCAACTACGCCATCCACGGCTCGGACTCGATCCCCCCGTGGCCCGCCTCGCACGGGTGCGCCCGGGTCTCCACCGCGGCGATGGACATGATCTGGGCGCAGGGGCTCCTGCGGATCGGTGACCGCGTGCTGGTCGTCTGACCCACCGGCCGTCGGAGCCACCCACTACCCTCCACAGGCGTGGACGTCTTCCTCGACCCTCACCCGGGGTGGATCACCATCGGCGGGCCGGACCACCTCGTCTACGTGGCCGGGCTGATCACCGTCGCCGCGCTCCTGCTCACCTGCCGCCGCTGGGTCCGTGACCACGCCGGGCTGATCCGCCGGGTCCTGGTCGTCGTCCTCGTCGTCCAGCAGGTGACCCTCTACAGCTTCTACGCGGCCACCGGCTGGGACCACGCGGAGTCGTTGCCGCTGCACATCTCGCGTGTCTCGGCGCTCCTCGGCCTCGCCTACCTCCTCACCGTCCACCCCAAGGTGATGGACGTCCTCTTCTTCTTCGGGCTCTGGGCCTGGGCCAGCTTCGCCTACCCGCAGAACATCCAGCCGGTCGACAACATCCTGGGCTGGAGCTTCTTCACCAACCACGTCATCACCCTGCTCATGCCGGTCCTGGCGTGGATCACCACCGACTGGCGCCCCAGCCCGGCGGGGCTGCGTCGAGCCCTCGGGTGGTTCGCCGTCTACGTGGTCGTCGCGGTGGCCGCCAACGCGCTCACCGGCGGCAACTACTTCTACCAGCGCGAGAAGCCGCTGCTCCCCGGTCTCGGACAGCCGTGGTACCTCCTGCTCTCCGTCGCCGCCACGGCCGTCCTCTTCGTCCTCGGGTATGCGGTGGCCAGGCTCGTCGAGGTCGCGCGGCGCTAGCCGGGCCGGGCGGGGCAGGATGGGCGTATGACGTCAGCGCAGACTCCCCGTCCGGCGCCTCCGCGCGGTTCCGTCCTGGGCACCGAGGTCAGGCGGGTGGAGGATCCGGACCTGCTGCGCGGGCGGGGGAGGTTCGTCGACAACATCGACATCGGGGACGAGGACGTGCTCCACGCCGTCTTCGTGCGCAGCCCGGTCGCGCATGCGCAGATCCGGCGCACCGACACGACCGCGGCGGCGGCTGCGCCGGGTGTGGTGGCCGTCCTGACCGCCGAGCAGCTCGGTGAGGACTGGGTGCCCGCCTTCGCCCAGATCCACGACCGGGTCGGGCGGCCGCCGCTGGCCGTCGACCGGGTGCGCTTCGTGGGTGACCCGGTGGCGCTGGTCGTCGCCCGGACCCGCCGCGAGGCGGTCGACGCGGCCGAGCTGGTAGAGGTCGACTACGTCGAGCTGGACCCGGTGGTGGACATGGAGGAGGCGCTCGCGGACGACGCCCCCCTCCAGTTCCCCGAGCTCGGCAGCAACATCGCCCTCGCGGTGAAGGACCCGGAGGGCGACCTCGACCCGCTCGAGGGTGCTGCGCGGGTGGTGCGGCTGCGGATGGAGAACAACCGGATGGCGACCAGCCCGCTGGAGGGTCACGCGATCCTCGTGCGGCCTCGGCTGACGAGGAGGGGGACGACGGAGGGGGAGGCGAGCGACGAGGACGTCACCGGGCTGGACGTGTGGATCTCCAGTCAGCACCCCCACCTGGCCCGGTCGTTGCTGTGCCGCTGGACCGGGCTGCCCCGGGCGGCTGTGCGCGTGCGGGTGCCTCACGTCGGCGGTGCCTTCGGCGGCAAGGCCGGCATCGTCCCCGAGCACGGGGCGGTCGTGCGCGCCGCGCAGCGGCTCGGGCGACCCGTGCGCTGGTCGGAGACCCGCAGCGAGACGATGCTCTCGATGTCCAGCCGCGGTCAGGTGCAGTACGTCGAGCTCGGCCTGGACGAGCAGGCCCGCATCACCGGCATGCGAGCCCGGCTGGTGGGGGACTGCGGTGCCTACGCCGGGCACGGCGGGTCCTTCGCCTCCGGGTCGACCCGCACGATGTCGGAGGGCTCCTACCGCATCCCCCGGCTCCGCTACGACGCGGTCTCCGTCATGACCAACACCGCCCCGACCGGTGCCTTCCGCGGCGCCGGACGTCCCGAGGCCGCGGCGATGCTGGAGCGGCTGATGGACCACGCGGCGCGGGAGAGCGGCCTGCGGCCCGAGGAGTTCCGACGGCGCAACTTCCTCGCGCCGCAGGACTTCCCGCACACCACGAAGTTCGGGGCGCGCTACGACACCGGCGACTACGCCCGCGCCCTCGACGCGGCCCTGGAGGCGGTCGGGGCGGACGAGGTCCGGGCGGAGCAGGTCCGCCGGCGCGAGGCGGGGGCGCCCTGGCAGCTGGGGCTGGGGATCGCCAGCTACGTCGAGATCACCGGCTTCGGCGGCAAGGAGTTTGCCGGCATCCGGGTGGCCCCCGACGGTCGCCTCACGGTGATGGCCGGGACGTCCGCCCACGGGCAGGGCCACGCGACGGCCTTCTCCATGATCGTCGCCGACCAGCTCGGGCTGCCGATGGAGCAGATCGACTACGTGCAGTCCGACACCGACGTGGTGCGTTCCGGCGGCGGCACGGGCGGGGCCCGGTCCCTGCAGCTGGGGGGCTCGGCCGTGCACAACGCCGCGCTCGAGCTCCGGGAGCAGGCGATGGAGCTGGCCGCCGAGATGCTCGAGGTGGCGACCGCCGACGTCGAGCTGACGGACGGTGTCCTCGGCGTGCGCGGGGTCCCCGAGGGGGAGGGGACGAGCCTGACGTGGGCCCAGGTCGCGGCCCGGTCGCACGAGGACGGCGACGGGCTGTCGGTTTACCACGACTTCCAGCAGGACGGCTCCACCTTCCCCTTCGGGACGCACGCGAGCGTGGTCGAGGTGGACGTCGAGACCGGTCGGGTCCGGCTGCTCCGGCACGTGGCCGTCGACGACTGCGGCACGGTCGTCAACCCGCTGCTGGTGCGCGGCCAGCAGCAGGGTGGGGCGGCGCAGGGGATCAGCCAGGCGCTGTGGGAGGAGTTCCGCTACGACGAGGCGGGGCAGCCGATCACCTCGACCCTGGCCGACTACCTCCTGCCCGGCTCGGCCGACCTGGTGCCGCTGGAGACCCACCTGACGGTCACCGAGACCGACCGCAACCCGTTGGGCGCCAAGGGGATCGGCGAGGCGGCGACCGTCGGCTCCACCCCGGCCGTGCAGAACGCCGTGATCGACGCCGTCGCCCACCTCGGGGTGCGGCACATCGACATCCCGTGCACCCCCGAGCGGGTGTGGGCCGCGATCGAGCAGGCTCGCCGCGGCGAGCACGAGCCCTGGCGGGAGGCGCCGGCCGTCCTCGACCACCT contains:
- a CDS encoding DUF2461 domain-containing protein translates to MTFAGIPHAAVDFYVDLEQDNTREFWERRREDYQEHVRAPMLSLLHGLEPDFGTGKAFRPHRDVRFASDKSPYKTHQGVFVPVAEATGWYAEVSADGFRLGAGCYRMAGGRLASYRRAVDDERSGPELERITATLRRKGWEVGGDRLATAPRGMSRSHRRIDLLRHRSLTATRWIEDGDVVTTPRPCRWSGSTGSS
- a CDS encoding L,D-transpeptidase family protein, with protein sequence MRLQRFDLRARGALPVSMHRRTFVRGGVGLVTGALLGGASDNYDLFAVPEPEPEPVEPEPVAEPAPEPPPAPEPVEPPPPTALSRGMGGEEVWALQDGLNAAGYWCGAPDGGFGHLTQQAVYALQKVHGLSRDGVVGPATREALATGHRPVPATGGDHLEVHVGPQLLLVVRGGATQLILNTSTGNGEPYEYDGEEYVARTPSGDFAVWFTDGSGWRHGELGEMWRPMFYSGNYAIHGSDSIPPWPASHGCARVSTAAMDMIWAQGLLRIGDRVLVV
- a CDS encoding TIGR02206 family membrane protein; this encodes MDVFLDPHPGWITIGGPDHLVYVAGLITVAALLLTCRRWVRDHAGLIRRVLVVVLVVQQVTLYSFYAATGWDHAESLPLHISRVSALLGLAYLLTVHPKVMDVLFFFGLWAWASFAYPQNIQPVDNILGWSFFTNHVITLLMPVLAWITTDWRPSPAGLRRALGWFAVYVVVAVAANALTGGNYFYQREKPLLPGLGQPWYLLLSVAATAVLFVLGYAVARLVEVARR
- a CDS encoding xanthine dehydrogenase family protein molybdopterin-binding subunit — protein: MTSAQTPRPAPPRGSVLGTEVRRVEDPDLLRGRGRFVDNIDIGDEDVLHAVFVRSPVAHAQIRRTDTTAAAAAPGVVAVLTAEQLGEDWVPAFAQIHDRVGRPPLAVDRVRFVGDPVALVVARTRREAVDAAELVEVDYVELDPVVDMEEALADDAPLQFPELGSNIALAVKDPEGDLDPLEGAARVVRLRMENNRMATSPLEGHAILVRPRLTRRGTTEGEASDEDVTGLDVWISSQHPHLARSLLCRWTGLPRAAVRVRVPHVGGAFGGKAGIVPEHGAVVRAAQRLGRPVRWSETRSETMLSMSSRGQVQYVELGLDEQARITGMRARLVGDCGAYAGHGGSFASGSTRTMSEGSYRIPRLRYDAVSVMTNTAPTGAFRGAGRPEAAAMLERLMDHAARESGLRPEEFRRRNFLAPQDFPHTTKFGARYDTGDYARALDAALEAVGADEVRAEQVRRREAGAPWQLGLGIASYVEITGFGGKEFAGIRVAPDGRLTVMAGTSAHGQGHATAFSMIVADQLGLPMEQIDYVQSDTDVVRSGGGTGGARSLQLGGSAVHNAALELREQAMELAAEMLEVATADVELTDGVLGVRGVPEGEGTSLTWAQVAARSHEDGDGLSVYHDFQQDGSTFPFGTHASVVEVDVETGRVRLLRHVAVDDCGTVVNPLLVRGQQQGGAAQGISQALWEEFRYDEAGQPITSTLADYLLPGSADLVPLETHLTVTETDRNPLGAKGIGEAATVGSTPAVQNAVIDAVAHLGVRHIDIPCTPERVWAAIEQARRGEHEPWREAPAVLDHLPDMEEKDDVEV